One window from the genome of Amycolatopsis sp. NBC_01480 encodes:
- the xylA gene encoding xylose isomerase, with amino-acid sequence MDDYAPTPEDKFSFGLWTVGWQAADPFGVATRPALDPVESVHRLAELGAYGVTFHDDDLLATEPDRDKAVKRFKAALETTGLRVPMATTNLFTHPVFKDGGLTSNDRDIRRYALTKVRRNLDLAAELGAQTYVVWGGREGAESDAAKDVRAALARYKEGLDLLAEYVVAQGYDIRFALEPKPNEPRGDILLPTIGHALGFISQLERSELFGLNPEVGHEQMAGLNFVHGIAQALWQGKLFHLDLNGQHGPKYDQDLIFGHGDLTSAFFLVDLLEQGGYTGPRHFDYKPLRTEDPDDVWVSAAANMRTYLILKAKAEAFRKDPEVAEALAASRVPELSTPTLSPGETLDDLAADEFDVEAAGKRGYHFTRLNQLALEHLLGTR; translated from the coding sequence ATGGACGACTACGCCCCCACCCCCGAGGACAAGTTCTCGTTCGGGTTGTGGACCGTCGGCTGGCAGGCCGCCGACCCCTTCGGCGTCGCGACCCGGCCGGCCCTCGACCCGGTGGAGAGCGTGCACCGGCTGGCCGAGCTGGGCGCGTACGGCGTGACGTTCCACGACGACGACCTGCTGGCCACCGAGCCGGACCGCGACAAGGCCGTGAAGCGGTTCAAGGCGGCGCTCGAAACCACCGGCCTGCGCGTGCCGATGGCGACGACGAACCTGTTCACCCACCCGGTGTTCAAGGACGGCGGCCTGACCAGCAACGACCGCGACATCCGCCGGTACGCGCTGACCAAGGTCCGGCGCAACCTCGACCTGGCCGCGGAGCTGGGCGCGCAGACGTACGTGGTCTGGGGCGGCCGCGAGGGCGCGGAGTCCGACGCCGCCAAGGACGTCCGCGCCGCGCTGGCCCGCTACAAGGAGGGCCTGGACCTGCTCGCCGAGTACGTCGTCGCGCAGGGCTACGACATCCGCTTCGCCCTGGAACCCAAGCCGAACGAGCCCCGCGGCGACATCCTGCTCCCGACGATCGGGCACGCGCTGGGCTTCATCTCGCAGCTGGAGCGCTCGGAGCTGTTCGGGCTCAACCCCGAGGTCGGCCACGAGCAGATGGCCGGGCTGAACTTCGTGCACGGCATCGCCCAGGCGCTGTGGCAGGGCAAGCTCTTCCACCTAGACCTCAACGGCCAGCACGGCCCGAAGTACGACCAGGACCTGATCTTCGGCCACGGCGATCTGACCAGCGCCTTTTTCCTGGTGGACCTGCTGGAACAGGGCGGCTACACGGGCCCGCGCCACTTCGACTACAAGCCCCTGCGCACCGAGGACCCCGACGACGTCTGGGTTTCCGCTGCGGCGAACATGCGCACTTACCTGATCTTGAAGGCGAAGGCGGAGGCGTTCCGGAAGGACCCGGAGGTGGCGGAGGCGCTGGCGGCTTCTCGGGTGCCGGAGCTGTCTACTCCCACGCTTTCGCCGGGCGAGACCTTGGACGACCTGGCGGCGGACGAGTTCGACGTGGAGGCTGCTGGGAAACGGGGGTATCACTTCACTCGGCTCAACCAGTTGGCGTTGGAGCATTTGCTCGGCACCCGGTGA
- a CDS encoding MFS transporter, with protein MPAPEVVGISAGTGEDTVTRQQWKWSVLAGMASYLDAGSIVALGSGLALFQVYLGLSSGALGALAAIGPNAIGCALGAFVGGRLGDRLGRKRIYKYDLLVYALGILCIALAVNAPMLFIGTFVVGIAVGADVPTSLALVGEFSPSKHRGKLLSFTQIAWNAGPVVVLLLALALSGLDLLGIRIVFLHLFVVALVTWAMRRGLAESTRWQSATAKGATQRFQALFRGANLKALGWTGTVYLFWGLAAGTSGLFTPYIVQTLHAGGQAAGVALSCAGFVIGILATIPFMRYIDRGHRTRRALWGAGAVMQVASYAVFLIFPFNVPVIVANIVLFGIGSAIAGEAVYKIFSQELFPTLLRGTAQGFTFGVARTVLGVWSFFVPVLASAGISVIAALLCACLVISGVVGFFFMPDTSGKSLEQIEAERALA; from the coding sequence ATGCCAGCTCCCGAAGTGGTCGGTATCTCGGCAGGCACCGGTGAGGACACCGTGACCCGCCAGCAGTGGAAGTGGTCGGTGCTCGCCGGGATGGCGTCCTACCTCGACGCGGGGTCCATCGTGGCCCTCGGTTCGGGGCTGGCGCTGTTCCAGGTCTACCTCGGGCTCAGCAGCGGCGCGCTGGGGGCGCTCGCGGCGATCGGGCCGAACGCCATCGGCTGCGCGCTCGGCGCGTTCGTCGGCGGACGGCTCGGGGATCGCCTGGGGCGCAAGCGGATCTACAAGTACGACCTGCTCGTCTACGCGCTCGGCATCCTCTGCATCGCGCTCGCGGTGAACGCGCCGATGCTGTTCATCGGCACCTTCGTGGTCGGCATCGCGGTGGGTGCGGACGTGCCGACCTCGCTCGCGCTGGTCGGCGAGTTCTCGCCGTCGAAGCACCGCGGCAAGCTGCTCAGCTTCACCCAGATCGCGTGGAACGCCGGGCCCGTGGTGGTCCTGCTGCTGGCCCTGGCACTGTCCGGTTTGGACTTGCTGGGGATCAGGATCGTGTTCCTGCACCTGTTCGTGGTCGCGCTGGTCACCTGGGCGATGCGGCGCGGGCTGGCCGAATCGACGCGCTGGCAGTCCGCGACGGCCAAGGGCGCGACCCAGCGCTTCCAGGCGCTGTTCCGCGGCGCGAACCTGAAGGCGCTGGGCTGGACGGGCACCGTCTACCTGTTCTGGGGCCTGGCCGCCGGTACTTCGGGGCTGTTCACGCCGTACATCGTGCAGACGCTGCACGCGGGCGGGCAGGCCGCGGGCGTCGCGTTGTCGTGCGCGGGCTTCGTGATCGGCATCCTCGCGACGATCCCGTTCATGCGTTACATCGACCGCGGGCACCGCACCCGGCGCGCGCTCTGGGGCGCGGGCGCGGTCATGCAGGTCGCCAGTTACGCGGTGTTCCTGATCTTTCCCTTCAACGTCCCGGTGATCGTGGCCAACATCGTGCTGTTCGGCATCGGCTCGGCGATCGCGGGCGAGGCGGTGTACAAGATCTTCAGCCAGGAGCTGTTCCCGACCTTGCTGCGCGGCACCGCGCAGGGCTTCACCTTCGGGGTCGCGCGCACGGTGCTCGGGGTGTGGAGCTTCTTCGTGCCGGTGCTGGCGAGCGCGGGGATCAGCGTGATCGCCGCGCTGCTGTGCGCCTGCCTGGTGATCAGCGGCGTGGTCGGGTTCTTCTTCATGCCCGACACCTCCGGCAAGTCGCTGGAGCAGATCGAAGCGGAGCGGGCACTGGCATGA
- the aspS gene encoding aspartate--tRNA(Asn) ligase: MMSRTLVADLRAHVGGTVKIAGWVHRRRELKSVTFVVVRDRSGTAQAVFPQSPPVTEETVVEVTGRVTANAQAPGGVELTEAVLTTIAEPSARPPFDLYRPAVTAGLPSILDNSAVALRHPVLRKRFEVAAASVAGFRRTLDGLGFTEIHTPKIVATATESGANVFELDYFGRPAYLAQSPQFFKQAMVGVFERVYETGPVFRAEPHDTARHLAQYTSLDAEFGFIRDHRDVMAVLRDVIAGMAEAVAPLTEVPDVPAEIPAIDFRAAQGLLAEHAGEDPRGEPDLAPVHERWLSDWARREHGSEFLFVTGYPMAKRPLYTCPAPSTPDFSNSFDLLFRGLELVTGGQRLHRHADYLDVLGDQAAHYADYLTAFAHGMPPHGGFAIGLERWTARLLGLANIREATLFPRDLHRLRP, from the coding sequence ATGATGTCTCGTACCCTGGTGGCCGACCTGCGCGCACACGTGGGCGGCACCGTGAAGATCGCCGGCTGGGTGCACCGCCGGCGCGAGCTGAAGTCCGTGACGTTCGTGGTGGTCCGGGACCGCTCCGGCACGGCGCAGGCGGTGTTCCCGCAGTCCCCGCCGGTGACCGAGGAGACCGTGGTCGAGGTGACCGGCCGGGTGACCGCGAACGCGCAGGCGCCCGGCGGCGTCGAGCTGACCGAGGCCGTGCTCACCACGATCGCCGAGCCGTCCGCGCGGCCGCCGTTCGACCTCTACCGGCCCGCCGTCACCGCCGGGCTTCCCTCCATATTGGACAACTCCGCCGTCGCGCTGCGGCATCCGGTGCTGCGCAAGCGATTCGAAGTCGCGGCCGCGAGCGTGGCCGGGTTCCGGCGGACGCTCGACGGGCTGGGCTTCACCGAGATCCACACCCCGAAGATCGTCGCCACTGCCACCGAGTCCGGCGCGAACGTCTTCGAGCTGGACTACTTCGGGCGGCCCGCGTACCTCGCGCAGTCACCGCAGTTCTTCAAGCAGGCCATGGTCGGCGTGTTCGAGCGGGTCTACGAGACCGGCCCGGTCTTCCGCGCCGAGCCGCACGACACCGCGCGGCACCTGGCGCAGTACACCAGTCTCGACGCGGAGTTCGGCTTCATCCGCGACCACCGGGACGTGATGGCGGTGCTCCGGGACGTCATCGCGGGCATGGCGGAGGCCGTCGCGCCGCTGACCGAGGTCCCCGACGTGCCCGCCGAAATCCCAGCCATTGACTTCCGTGCGGCGCAAGGACTTCTGGCCGAGCACGCCGGTGAGGACCCACGCGGCGAACCGGACCTCGCCCCCGTGCACGAGCGCTGGCTTTCGGACTGGGCGCGGCGCGAGCACGGTTCGGAGTTCCTGTTCGTGACCGGTTACCCGATGGCGAAACGGCCGCTCTACACCTGCCCGGCACCGTCCACTCCGGACTTCTCGAACAGCTTCGACCTGCTGTTCCGCGGGCTGGAGCTGGTCACCGGCGGACAGCGGCTGCACCGGCACGCCGACTACCTCGACGTGCTCGGCGACCAGGCCGCGCACTACGCGGACTACCTGACCGCGTTCGCCCACGGCATGCCGCCGCACGGCGGGTTCGCGATCGGCCTGGAGCGCTGGACGGCGCGCCTGCTGGGCCTGGCCAACATCCGCGAGGCCACGCTGTTCCCGCGCGACCTCCACCGCCTGCGGCCCTGA
- a CDS encoding MarR family winged helix-turn-helix transcriptional regulator, protein MSLAEDAVEARAQGWRTLAALHARIEDRLQRELERDHELSVSEYTVLDVLARQDGFHLRMTQLATAVVLSQSATTRLVTRLEERGLLSRYLCATDRRGIYTEVTPAGKQLLAAARPTHDSALAAALAEAGELPELAPLVGALGSLTFAAK, encoded by the coding sequence GTGTCACTGGCTGAGGACGCCGTCGAGGCCCGGGCGCAGGGCTGGCGCACGCTGGCCGCGTTGCACGCACGGATCGAGGACCGGCTGCAGCGGGAGCTGGAACGCGACCACGAGCTCTCGGTGAGCGAGTACACGGTGCTCGACGTGCTCGCCCGCCAGGACGGCTTCCACCTGCGGATGACCCAGCTGGCCACCGCCGTGGTGCTCAGCCAGTCGGCGACCACCCGGCTGGTCACGCGGCTGGAGGAGCGGGGCCTGCTCTCGCGTTACCTCTGCGCGACGGACCGGCGCGGCATCTACACCGAGGTGACGCCGGCCGGGAAGCAGCTGCTCGCCGCCGCCCGGCCGACGCACGACTCCGCGCTCGCGGCCGCGCTGGCCGAGGCCGGGGAGCTGCCCGAGCTGGCGCCGCTGGTGGGCGCGCTCGGGTCGTTGACCTTCGCCGCGAAGTAA
- a CDS encoding SDR family NAD(P)-dependent oxidoreductase, whose translation MNIDLSGRIALVTGSTAGIGEAAAKALAKAGADVVVNGRNEERVAKTAKRLGVRGIAADVGTAEGVAALVAELPDVDVLVNNAGIFAAQPVFEIPDDEWLRFYQVNVLSGVRLARHYAPRMVDRGWGRVIFVSSESAIQTPTEMVHYGMTKTAQLALSRGMAQEVAGTGVTVNSVLPGPTLTEGVQEFVTSLYPGVEFAEAERKFMAQDRPTSLLGRLIRPAEVANLITYVASELASATTGGALRVDGGVATSIIP comes from the coding sequence GTGAACATCGACCTCAGCGGACGCATCGCGCTGGTCACCGGCTCCACGGCCGGCATCGGCGAGGCCGCCGCGAAGGCGCTGGCCAAGGCGGGCGCTGACGTCGTGGTCAACGGCCGCAACGAAGAGCGCGTCGCCAAAACCGCGAAACGGCTCGGTGTGCGCGGGATCGCCGCGGACGTCGGCACCGCCGAGGGCGTCGCGGCGCTCGTGGCGGAACTGCCCGACGTCGACGTGCTGGTCAACAACGCGGGGATCTTCGCCGCCCAGCCGGTGTTCGAGATCCCGGACGACGAGTGGCTGCGGTTCTACCAGGTCAATGTCCTCTCCGGCGTCCGGCTCGCGCGGCACTACGCGCCGCGGATGGTCGATCGCGGGTGGGGCCGGGTGATCTTCGTGAGCAGCGAGTCGGCAATCCAGACGCCCACCGAGATGGTCCATTACGGCATGACGAAGACCGCGCAGCTGGCGCTGTCGCGCGGCATGGCCCAGGAGGTCGCCGGCACCGGCGTCACCGTGAACAGCGTGCTGCCGGGCCCGACGCTGACCGAAGGCGTGCAGGAGTTCGTCACGAGCCTGTACCCCGGCGTCGAGTTCGCCGAGGCGGAGCGGAAGTTCATGGCGCAGGACCGGCCGACCTCGTTGCTGGGCCGGCTGATCCGGCCCGCGGAGGTGGCGAACCTGATCACCTACGTCGCGTCCGAGCTGGCCTCGGCCACCACCGGCGGCGCGCTCCGTGTCGACGGCGGCGTGGCGACCTCGATCATTCCCTGA
- a CDS encoding aldo/keto reductase gives MTSVPVLKLNNGVEMPQLGFGVFQVPDADTTAAVKAALDAGYRSIDTAVYGNEAGVGRAIAESGLARDELFITSKLWNSDQGYDEALRGFDAGLAKLGLEQLDLFLIHWPVAMYDKYVPTWKALEKLYADGRVRAIGVSNFQPSHLRRVLDEGTVVPAVNQIELHPYLIQTELRAFHEEHGIATEAWSPLAKGGDLLAEPLVTDIATAHDRSPAQIVLRWHLQLGNVVIPKSVTPSRIAENFDVFGFTLPDAEVQSLSSLDRSLRTGPDPDVFDAR, from the coding sequence TTGACCAGCGTTCCCGTCCTCAAGCTCAACAACGGCGTCGAGATGCCACAGCTCGGCTTCGGCGTCTTCCAGGTCCCGGACGCCGACACGACGGCCGCGGTGAAGGCCGCGCTCGACGCCGGCTACCGCAGCATCGACACGGCGGTTTACGGCAACGAAGCCGGCGTCGGCCGCGCGATCGCCGAGTCCGGCCTCGCGCGCGACGAGCTGTTCATCACCAGCAAGCTCTGGAACAGCGACCAGGGCTACGACGAGGCCCTGCGCGGTTTCGACGCCGGCCTGGCGAAGCTCGGGCTGGAGCAGCTCGACCTGTTCCTGATCCACTGGCCGGTCGCGATGTACGACAAGTACGTGCCGACGTGGAAGGCGCTGGAGAAGCTGTACGCCGACGGCCGCGTGCGCGCCATCGGCGTCTCCAACTTCCAGCCGTCGCACCTGCGCCGCGTGCTGGACGAGGGCACTGTGGTGCCGGCGGTGAACCAGATCGAGCTGCACCCGTACCTGATCCAGACGGAGCTGCGCGCGTTCCACGAGGAGCACGGCATCGCCACCGAGGCCTGGAGCCCCCTGGCCAAGGGCGGCGACCTGCTGGCCGAACCCCTGGTGACCGACATCGCCACCGCGCACGACCGCAGCCCGGCGCAGATCGTCCTGCGCTGGCACCTCCAGCTCGGCAACGTGGTCATCCCGAAGTCCGTCACGCCGTCCCGCATCGCGGAGAACTTCGACGTCTTCGGCTTCACCCTGCCGGACGCCGAGGTGCAGTCCCTGTCCTCTTTGGACCGCAGCCTCCGCACCGGGCCGGACCCGGACGTCTTCGACGCCCGCTGA
- a CDS encoding GNAT family N-acetyltransferase: MIELRDWADDDAGWYVRQGRDPEILRFTTEPASLTVAEFLRALEGLRHNDNALGFVAVDAGSGARLANVAAARHGAVAEVSYWVAAEARGRGVASRALELLCERTAASWPGVEIRLWTYVGNAASGRVAENAGFTRMPAPAEKPAGDRPVQWYRKPAPTA, from the coding sequence GTGATCGAACTGCGGGACTGGGCGGACGACGACGCGGGGTGGTACGTCCGGCAGGGCCGCGACCCCGAGATCCTCCGGTTCACCACCGAACCGGCCTCGCTGACGGTGGCGGAGTTCCTGCGCGCGTTGGAAGGCTTACGCCACAACGACAACGCGCTCGGCTTCGTCGCCGTCGACGCGGGCTCCGGTGCCCGGCTCGCGAACGTCGCCGCGGCCCGGCACGGCGCAGTGGCGGAGGTGAGCTACTGGGTCGCCGCCGAGGCGCGCGGCCGTGGTGTCGCGAGCCGCGCGTTGGAGCTGCTCTGCGAACGCACGGCCGCGAGCTGGCCGGGCGTCGAAATCAGGCTCTGGACCTACGTCGGCAACGCCGCATCCGGCCGGGTGGCCGAAAACGCGGGGTTCACCCGGATGCCCGCTCCAGCCGAGAAACCCGCCGGCGACCGGCCCGTCCAGTGGTACCGCAAACCAGCACCTACGGCTTGA
- a CDS encoding SAM-dependent methyltransferase, which yields MTPGDLVSGTARPDGSQARLADALLGGQDHYEDDREVLRRLLGIAPDAQLMAREQREWLVRVVRHLAADRGIDQFLDLGSGLPAEENTHQVAQRHRPGAEVVYVDHDPVVQVHGRAVLEENEHTHITGADLTDPGATFGDPVVYRHLDFERPVAVLLCSVLHHVESLDRARYIVRSYVDQLPPGSYLVLTHAHEPPDDPPRQALAHTLDAEFAGTCLATVHRSRAEIASFFTGLELLDPGLAYLHDWWPDGPRMKPLTDLNLMTLGGVALKP from the coding sequence ATGACGCCTGGGGACCTGGTTTCCGGGACCGCGCGCCCGGACGGCAGCCAGGCGCGTTTGGCTGACGCGCTGCTCGGCGGCCAGGACCATTACGAGGACGACCGCGAGGTGCTGCGCCGGCTGCTCGGCATCGCGCCGGACGCCCAGCTCATGGCCCGCGAGCAGCGCGAGTGGCTGGTGCGGGTGGTCCGCCACCTGGCCGCCGACCGCGGCATCGACCAGTTCCTCGACCTCGGCTCGGGCCTGCCCGCCGAGGAGAACACCCATCAGGTCGCGCAGCGGCACCGCCCCGGCGCCGAAGTGGTCTACGTGGACCACGACCCGGTCGTGCAAGTGCACGGCCGGGCGGTGCTGGAGGAGAACGAGCACACCCACATCACCGGCGCCGACCTCACCGACCCGGGCGCCACCTTCGGCGACCCGGTGGTCTACCGGCACCTGGATTTCGAGCGCCCGGTCGCGGTGCTGCTCTGCTCGGTCCTGCACCACGTCGAAAGCCTGGACCGCGCGCGGTACATCGTGCGCAGCTATGTCGACCAGCTGCCGCCCGGCTCGTACCTGGTGCTCACCCACGCGCACGAACCCCCGGACGACCCGCCCCGGCAAGCGCTGGCGCACACCCTCGACGCGGAGTTCGCGGGCACCTGCCTCGCCACCGTCCACCGCAGCCGCGCGGAGATCGCCTCGTTCTTCACCGGCCTTGAACTGCTTGACCCGGGCCTGGCTTATCTACACGACTGGTGGCCGGACGGGCCGCGGATGAAGCCGTTGACCGACCTGAACCTGATGACGTTGGGTGGGGTGGCGCTCAAGCCGTAG
- a CDS encoding WD40/YVTN/BNR-like repeat-containing protein, whose amino-acid sequence MAALVAAVLGVLAVASPASADPAVPAGFAPSSTSWTSPERGLVLGFTDCGTPGWCPSLLATTDGGKHWRQLPAPPMSLPDNHNQVRLTAFSQQLMYVTDGTKIVVTRDGGRRWLPVLQAGDTGQRRYVSKIAETGGRVYAVIRTYGDTEKTAIYSGIAGAPLLKPLPGFEVTGGLTGGDVTTDGGVQISLDADFSVEKYWTSADGAALTPATRPCPVGTTAVLGGVRDGQVVVLCNSGGGQPQPGSSERSIWRAPKLGGTFTATAQAPVTGITQGFSAATADDATVSAVGGGVGFLHHTTDGGQTWSTVRLSERGFELADLDFPGAGTGVVVDGLPDSDGGSAVYRTTDGGGHWAELAFS is encoded by the coding sequence TTGGCGGCCCTCGTGGCGGCCGTGCTCGGCGTGCTCGCGGTCGCCTCCCCGGCTTCGGCTGATCCCGCGGTGCCGGCCGGCTTCGCGCCCTCGTCGACCTCCTGGACCAGTCCGGAACGCGGCCTGGTGCTCGGCTTCACCGACTGCGGCACGCCCGGCTGGTGCCCGTCGCTGCTCGCGACGACCGACGGCGGAAAGCACTGGCGGCAGCTGCCCGCGCCGCCGATGTCCTTGCCGGACAACCACAATCAGGTCCGGCTGACCGCGTTCAGCCAGCAGCTGATGTACGTCACCGACGGCACGAAGATCGTTGTGACGCGCGACGGCGGGCGGCGCTGGCTCCCGGTGCTGCAGGCCGGCGACACCGGGCAGCGACGGTACGTTTCGAAGATCGCCGAAACCGGCGGCCGGGTCTACGCGGTGATCAGGACCTATGGCGACACCGAAAAAACCGCCATCTACAGCGGGATCGCCGGGGCGCCGCTGCTGAAGCCGTTGCCCGGCTTCGAAGTGACCGGCGGGCTCACCGGCGGCGACGTCACCACCGACGGCGGTGTGCAGATCTCCCTCGACGCCGACTTCAGCGTCGAGAAGTACTGGACTTCCGCCGACGGCGCCGCGCTGACCCCGGCGACGCGGCCGTGCCCGGTGGGGACCACGGCGGTGCTCGGCGGCGTGCGTGACGGTCAGGTGGTCGTCCTGTGCAACAGCGGCGGCGGACAGCCGCAGCCGGGTTCGTCCGAGCGGTCGATCTGGCGGGCGCCGAAGCTCGGCGGCACGTTCACCGCGACCGCGCAGGCGCCGGTCACCGGCATCACGCAGGGCTTCAGCGCCGCGACGGCGGACGACGCGACCGTGTCGGCCGTGGGCGGCGGCGTCGGATTCCTGCACCACACCACCGACGGCGGCCAGACCTGGAGCACCGTCCGGCTGAGCGAGCGGGGCTTCGAACTGGCGGACCTGGACTTCCCCGGCGCGGGCACCGGCGTGGTCGTGGACGGCCTGCCGGACTCCGACGGCGGCTCCGCGGTGTACCGGACGACCGACGGCGGAGGGCATTGGGCAGAACTCGCGTTCTCCTGA
- a CDS encoding DUF4180 domain-containing protein, translated as MTEVVQRHGIRVWTAPAEGPELATEQDALDTLADVYFLDAELLVIPVERFAPRFFDPGTRLIGGFFSKLVAYRYRLAVLGDVSAYVAESPVLRDVVRESNRGRHVWFVADLAELDERLAAAPG; from the coding sequence ATGACCGAAGTCGTGCAGCGGCACGGGATCCGGGTGTGGACGGCGCCCGCCGAGGGGCCGGAGCTGGCCACCGAGCAGGACGCGCTGGACACACTCGCGGACGTCTACTTCCTGGACGCCGAGCTGCTGGTCATCCCGGTCGAGCGCTTCGCGCCGCGGTTCTTCGACCCGGGCACGCGGCTGATCGGCGGGTTCTTCTCGAAACTCGTGGCCTACCGGTACCGGCTCGCGGTGCTCGGCGACGTCAGCGCGTACGTCGCGGAGAGCCCGGTGCTGCGCGACGTCGTGCGCGAGTCGAACCGCGGCCGGCACGTGTGGTTCGTGGCCGACCTGGCTGAGCTGGACGAACGGCTGGCGGCCGCGCCGGGTTGA
- a CDS encoding helix-turn-helix domain-containing protein yields MTQELYSVEQVAERLGLHVRTVRGYVRDQRLKAVRIGKQYRISAADLAAFTGVPRPPPAPRAAEATSIVELEGIDRAAADRLSTYVHGSIHGQALRVETVHDPDRARLKLVVIGGLAASADLLRLVADFSEAW; encoded by the coding sequence ATGACGCAGGAGCTGTACTCGGTCGAACAGGTCGCGGAGCGTCTCGGGCTGCACGTCCGGACGGTGCGCGGCTACGTGCGCGACCAGCGGCTGAAGGCGGTGCGCATCGGGAAACAGTACCGGATCTCCGCCGCCGATCTGGCTGCTTTCACCGGAGTCCCCAGGCCGCCGCCGGCTCCGCGCGCGGCCGAGGCGACGAGCATCGTGGAGCTCGAGGGCATCGACCGGGCCGCGGCCGACCGGCTGAGCACCTACGTGCACGGGTCGATCCACGGCCAGGCCCTGCGGGTGGAGACCGTGCACGACCCGGACCGGGCCCGGCTCAAGCTCGTGGTGATCGGCGGCCTGGCCGCGAGCGCCGACCTGCTGCGGCTGGTCGCCGACTTCTCGGAGGCATGGTGA
- a CDS encoding serine/threonine-protein kinase has product MTDAEELDAGTTARRFDLGLFGPPPTVIAGRYVLGDLLGEGATARVHRAHDQLLDRAVAVKLFHPGTVELGRDRRAQEVQALRALEHPGLVSLYDAGTDEGHAYLVMELAEGPNLAKRLATGPLPGDEVTRLGVQLAEALAHVHAHGVTHRDLKPANILLAGGRALIADFGVARLVDATRVTATGATVGTAAYLAPEQVLGERPGPPADVYALGLVLLECLSGVREYQGTPAESAVVRLHRQPDVPEGLPEPLSLALRAMIAREPDARPTAATAARALLGEAEIVPPPRGRRRLLLFASAAAVPLAIAAIGAALLLNLTSPTNGAVVPAPAPTLTPPANPAPVPVPVSPMGAPMGSPTAPGQGPVVQQGKAARQADRPAKTSKGKGPAVRRHGKGPRPK; this is encoded by the coding sequence ATGACCGACGCGGAGGAGCTCGACGCGGGAACCACCGCGAGACGGTTCGATCTGGGCCTGTTCGGTCCCCCGCCCACGGTGATCGCCGGCCGGTACGTGCTCGGCGACCTGCTGGGCGAGGGCGCCACCGCGCGGGTCCACCGGGCGCACGACCAGCTCCTCGACCGCGCCGTCGCGGTGAAGCTGTTCCACCCCGGCACCGTCGAGCTCGGCCGGGACAGACGGGCGCAGGAGGTGCAGGCGCTCCGGGCCCTCGAGCACCCGGGGCTCGTCAGCCTTTACGACGCGGGCACCGACGAGGGCCACGCGTACCTGGTGATGGAACTCGCCGAAGGACCGAACCTCGCCAAGCGGCTGGCCACCGGGCCCCTGCCCGGCGACGAGGTGACGCGCCTCGGCGTCCAGCTCGCCGAGGCGCTCGCGCACGTGCACGCCCACGGCGTGACGCACCGGGATCTCAAGCCCGCCAACATCTTGCTCGCCGGCGGCCGCGCGCTGATCGCCGATTTCGGCGTCGCCCGGCTGGTCGACGCGACCCGCGTGACGGCCACCGGGGCCACCGTCGGCACCGCGGCCTACCTCGCGCCCGAGCAGGTGCTGGGCGAACGGCCCGGCCCGCCCGCGGACGTCTACGCGCTCGGCCTGGTGCTGCTGGAATGCCTGAGCGGCGTGCGCGAGTACCAGGGCACCCCGGCGGAGTCGGCCGTCGTGCGGCTGCACCGGCAGCCCGACGTGCCGGAAGGCCTGCCCGAGCCGCTTTCGTTGGCGCTGCGCGCGATGATTGCCCGCGAGCCGGACGCCCGCCCCACCGCCGCGACCGCCGCCCGCGCCCTGCTCGGCGAGGCCGAGATCGTGCCGCCGCCACGCGGCCGGCGCCGGCTGCTGCTGTTCGCCTCCGCGGCCGCGGTGCCGCTCGCGATCGCGGCAATCGGAGCCGCGCTGCTGCTGAACTTGACCAGCCCCACCAACGGCGCCGTCGTGCCCGCCCCCGCGCCCACCCTCACCCCGCCGGCCAACCCGGCGCCGGTCCCGGTGCCCGTCTCGCCGATGGGCGCGCCAATGGGCTCGCCGACGGCCCCCGGCCAGGGGCCGGTGGTGCAGCAGGGCAAGGCCGCCCGTCAAGCCGACCGCCCGGCCAAGACCAGCAAGGGGAAAGGCCCGGCCGTCCGGCGCCACGGCAAGGGCCCCCGGCCGAAGTGA